From the genome of Psychroserpens ponticola, one region includes:
- a CDS encoding DUF4476 domain-containing protein: MKKITFLTLVLVSLFSTAQESRLTIFSEDGNPFYVILNGIRQNEEPVVNIAVDYLVHEYYDTKIIFADESIPVLEKRHLMVVDADNKHGEFVYKIKTTKRGKKLRFYSFTPFQNIQAPPSNVSVIRYNTVALPPIQTITQMTTTTSSGNGEQINIGVGVNTSDTNVGIGINVNTGSSSTTTQTTTTTIGAPDEIVIIEDTDCYEMSRSDFNQALESIRSKTFSDSKLTLAKQVTKGNCLTSGQIAQVTSLFDFEATKIEYAKFAYSYCFNPENFWKVNNSFEFESTIEELNEYIESFGH; this comes from the coding sequence ATGAAAAAAATAACCTTTTTAACTTTAGTACTTGTGAGTTTGTTTTCAACAGCTCAAGAATCTCGTTTAACTATTTTCTCTGAAGATGGAAATCCATTTTATGTGATCCTTAATGGCATTAGACAAAATGAAGAACCAGTCGTAAATATAGCTGTAGATTATTTAGTACATGAATATTATGATACTAAAATTATTTTTGCTGATGAATCTATTCCAGTGCTTGAAAAAAGGCACCTTATGGTTGTAGATGCAGATAATAAACATGGTGAGTTTGTTTATAAAATAAAAACGACTAAGCGTGGTAAAAAATTACGTTTTTACTCATTTACACCGTTTCAAAATATTCAAGCTCCTCCGAGCAATGTTTCTGTAATTCGTTATAATACTGTAGCACTTCCTCCTATTCAAACCATTACACAAATGACTACCACTACGTCTTCAGGTAACGGAGAACAAATTAATATTGGTGTTGGTGTAAATACTAGTGACACTAATGTAGGTATTGGCATTAATGTGAATACAGGTTCATCTTCAACGACAACACAAACCACGACGACAACAATTGGAGCACCAGATGAAATTGTGATTATTGAAGACACTGATTGTTATGAAATGTCTCGTTCAGATTTTAATCAGGCATTGGAATCCATTAGAAGTAAAACATTTTCAGATTCAAAATTAACACTAGCGAAACAAGTCACTAAAGGCAATTGCCTAACTTCTGGTCAGATTGCTCAAGTTACAAGTTTATTTGATTTTGAAGCTACCAAAATAGAGTATGCAAAGTTTGCGTATTCGTATTGTTTTAATCCAGAAAATTTTTGGAAGGTGAATAACTCATTTGAATTTGAATCTACAATTGAGGAGCTAAACGAGTATATTGAGTCTTTTGGGCACTAA